The genomic region CTTGCCGAAGAAGGGATCGAAGTGGTTCTCGCATCGGGTCGTCACTACCAGTCTATGCACCCATTCGTCGAATCCTTGCCCATGGTGCGCTGGGTCATCTCCGCCCAAGGAGGAGAACTTTGCAGCCGTGACCGCGAGGAAATCGTCCATCGCAACTTTATCCATCCCGGCGAGCTCCAGCGCATCGCCCGCGAGCGGGAATGCTACGGAATCTCCAGTGTTTGCTATACTGCTGAAGGGACCATCACCCATATGGAAATGGATTCTCATATTCAGAGTTATAGCGATCTCGAGGGCCTCGTGCCCAAGCAAGTCAGTGCCAACGCGCTCCTAGGAGAAGATATTCTCAAAGTCATTTGGATCGGAGAATCCAGTCTAATCGACCAAATTCTCCTGGATCACCGCGCCCAAGCCCACGAGTCCCAAATCGTTCAGACTTTTTCGACGATGTGCGAGTTTATGCCACACACTACCAGCAAGGGAGCAGCTCTTTCGCAGCTTTCCAAACGATTGGGCATCGATCCGGGTGCGGCAGTCGTGTTTGGCGACGGCGAAAACGACATCCCGATGTTCGAATGGGCAGGCATCTCCTACGCCATGCCCCACGGCTGGGAAAGGGCTCGTAAGAAGGCAACGCACACAGCCCCAGAAGGGAGCCGGGAAGATGCCCTCGCCCGCGCTATCGACGATTACCGTCTTCGCTATCGAGACTAATTGCCCTGCGAATCGTCACTCGGAAGGTCGACGGAGATAGCCTTTCTCCAAGGCCGCAGTCAGGATCCGATGGCTCTGATCCAACTGCTCCATTCGAGACTTCACGTTGATGGCTTCTTCTTCGATCACTCTCCGAATTTCCGGATCTTCAAGCTTGCAGTTTATGTTCATCAGAGCGGGAAGGATCCTGGCGATCGTGCTCAAGGATAAACCGCCGCAAAGAAGAAACCGGATTGCTTTCACCCACTCGACCGTCTCTTCGGAGTAACGTCGGTAGCCATTCTCTGCGCGATGCGATCCGATGATCCCTAACTTTTCGTAATGGCGGATGGAGCGGGCACTCGCCCCCGTTTGCTTCGATAACTCACCGATCAGCATAAGCCGAAAAACGTTCCTTGACCTTAACATTGTGTCAACCCCCAAGGTGCCGTTCCTATGAAGAACCAAACCAAGAAAACCACCTCTCACCAACATCCAATTCGCGTTGGAATCGTTGGGGTCGGCAATTGGGCGACCTACGCTCACATTCCCGCCCTCAAGCTCCTCCCGGAGTATGAGATTACGGCCGTTGCGACCCGACATCAAGACACCGCGGAAGCCTATGCCCGGGAGCACGGAATTCCCCATGCCTTCGGAAACTTCGAAGAACTCGTGCGACACTCGGAAGTTGATCTCGTCGTTGTCCTCACGATCGCTCCTCAGCACGAGAAAATCGTTCGAGCGGCGATCTCAGCTGGAAAGGACGTATTCTGCGAATG from Puniceicoccus vermicola harbors:
- a CDS encoding Cof-type HAD-IIB family hydrolase, which encodes MSTKNPKHTVRLAAIDLDGTLLGPDLTISPTNRRALESLAEEGIEVVLASGRHYQSMHPFVESLPMVRWVISAQGGELCSRDREEIVHRNFIHPGELQRIARERECYGISSVCYTAEGTITHMEMDSHIQSYSDLEGLVPKQVSANALLGEDILKVIWIGESSLIDQILLDHRAQAHESQIVQTFSTMCEFMPHTTSKGAALSQLSKRLGIDPGAAVVFGDGENDIPMFEWAGISYAMPHGWERARKKATHTAPEGSREDALARAIDDYRLRYRD
- a CDS encoding MerR family transcriptional regulator, with protein sequence MLIGELSKQTGASARSIRHYEKLGIIGSHRAENGYRRYSEETVEWVKAIRFLLCGGLSLSTIARILPALMNINCKLEDPEIRRVIEEEAINVKSRMEQLDQSHRILTAALEKGYLRRPSE